The Aureispira anguillae genome contains a region encoding:
- a CDS encoding NADPH-dependent 2,4-dienoyl-CoA reductase: MTHEKYPHLLAPLDLGFTTLKNRVLMGSMHTGLEEGDPKILAAYFAERARGQVGLIVTGGISPNRAGVVKPFAAQLTKKSQIAKHKVVTDAVHKEGGKICMQILHAGRYAYVPYCVSPSASKSPISMFKAWKLPSFMINWTINDYANSAYLAQQAGYDGVEIMGSEGYLINQFIAARTNKRTDKWGGSYENRIRFALEIVRKTRARVGKNFIIIFRLSMLDLVEGGSTWDEIVQLAKELEKAGVTIINTGIGWHEARVPTISTRVPRAAFAWVTEKMKGEVSIPLIATNRINMPQVAEKILEEGKADMVSMARPFLADPELVLKAMEGREDEINTCIACNQACLDHVFEQKKVSCLVNPRAGHETELNYLPTQNKKRIAVVGAGPAGLSAATIAARRGHEVTLFDASHEIGGQFNMAKQVPGKEEFYETIRYFKRQIELTGVQLLLNTKVAANDLIGKFDEVILATGILPRVINLEGEDHPKALTYIEVLRDKKAVGKRVAIIGAGGIGFDVAEYLSHEGVSSSVDIPAYMEEWGVDMAIKNRAGLLEQPKLHPSPREIYLLQRKKTKVGGGLGKTTGFGHRASLKKKKVTMLNGISYHKIDDQGLHLSIDDKPQILEVDHVIICAGQVPLRALQQPLLDAGVTVHLIGGADVASELDAKRAINQGARLAAQI, translated from the coding sequence ATGACTCACGAAAAATATCCACATCTCTTAGCTCCATTGGATTTAGGATTTACAACATTAAAGAATAGAGTTCTAATGGGCTCTATGCATACAGGTCTAGAAGAAGGTGACCCCAAAATACTCGCTGCTTATTTTGCAGAGCGTGCTAGAGGTCAAGTTGGTCTTATTGTTACAGGTGGGATTTCTCCTAATAGAGCGGGAGTTGTTAAACCTTTTGCTGCTCAGTTGACTAAAAAATCACAAATAGCCAAACATAAGGTGGTTACGGATGCTGTTCACAAAGAAGGGGGTAAAATTTGCATGCAGATTTTACATGCAGGTCGCTACGCCTATGTGCCCTATTGTGTATCTCCGTCAGCGAGCAAGTCGCCTATTTCTATGTTTAAGGCCTGGAAGTTGCCCAGTTTTATGATTAATTGGACGATTAACGATTATGCCAACTCTGCTTATCTAGCCCAGCAAGCAGGTTATGATGGAGTTGAAATTATGGGGTCAGAAGGTTATTTAATCAATCAATTTATTGCTGCTCGAACCAATAAACGAACCGATAAATGGGGAGGCAGCTATGAAAATCGCATCCGTTTTGCCTTAGAAATTGTACGAAAAACAAGAGCTCGTGTAGGCAAGAACTTCATTATTATTTTCCGTTTATCTATGCTTGATTTGGTGGAAGGTGGATCAACTTGGGATGAGATTGTGCAGTTGGCAAAAGAACTGGAAAAAGCTGGTGTTACAATCATTAATACAGGCATTGGTTGGCATGAAGCACGAGTCCCCACTATATCTACTAGGGTCCCCAGAGCAGCTTTTGCTTGGGTTACCGAAAAAATGAAAGGGGAAGTAAGTATTCCTCTAATTGCAACCAACAGAATCAATATGCCTCAGGTAGCCGAGAAAATCTTGGAAGAAGGTAAAGCGGACATGGTTTCTATGGCTCGTCCATTTTTGGCAGATCCCGAATTGGTTCTCAAAGCAATGGAAGGGCGTGAGGATGAAATCAATACTTGCATTGCCTGTAATCAAGCTTGCTTAGATCATGTTTTTGAGCAAAAGAAAGTTTCTTGTTTGGTGAATCCTCGTGCTGGACATGAAACAGAATTAAATTATCTCCCTACTCAAAATAAAAAACGAATTGCTGTGGTTGGTGCTGGCCCTGCGGGGCTTTCTGCTGCTACCATTGCCGCTCGCCGTGGACATGAGGTCACTTTATTTGATGCTAGTCATGAAATTGGTGGACAATTTAACATGGCCAAACAAGTTCCAGGAAAAGAAGAGTTCTATGAAACGATTCGATATTTTAAACGGCAAATTGAATTGACAGGCGTTCAGCTCCTATTAAATACCAAAGTAGCCGCCAATGACTTAATAGGAAAATTTGATGAAGTAATTTTAGCTACGGGTATTCTTCCAAGGGTCATTAACCTAGAAGGCGAGGATCATCCTAAGGCACTAACTTATATAGAAGTATTAAGAGACAAAAAAGCGGTAGGAAAAAGAGTTGCCATTATTGGAGCAGGTGGAATTGGCTTTGACGTAGCAGAATATCTTTCTCATGAAGGCGTTTCTTCTAGTGTCGATATTCCTGCTTATATGGAAGAATGGGGCGTTGACATGGCCATAAAGAACCGTGCAGGCTTATTAGAGCAACCTAAGTTACACCCTTCTCCTAGAGAAATCTATTTACTGCAACGCAAGAAAACCAAAGTTGGAGGAGGATTGGGTAAAACAACAGGGTTTGGTCATAGAGCAAGTCTCAAAAAGAAAAAAGTAACCATGCTCAATGGGATTAGTTATCACAAAATTGACGATCAAGGTCTGCATCTAAGTATTGATGATAAGCCTCAAATTTTAGAGGTTGACCACGTTATTATCTGTGCAGGGCAAGTTCCTCTAAGAGCCCTACAACAACCTTTGTTGGATGCAGGAGTTACCGTTCATTTAATTGGCGGAGCAGATGTTGCTTCTGAATTAGATGCCAAAAGAGCCATCAATCAAGGTGCTCGTTTAGCGGCCCAGATTTAA
- a CDS encoding T9SS type A sorting domain-containing protein, producing MKKQVLLQCTALLLGFLWSTQTLNAQTKLWGVGAASGQAEAEFQTNFVQSTSSSNYSATQWTALSINESSGAVTPGNAFWTRSLTGLSQGGYAGSMSVANSPTQANGLAIFDSNFLDDGGVAGAGGTGTSPAYHKGELISPRIDLSGATDSALLVRFYSYNRLKSSADLSISISVDDGVSWATTLDIKTLQPTGSSSSIQGMVTAMFPNATAGIANLTQCRLKFTFDGRYYYAMIDDITIEMAPEYDIAIGLPDAGGSTYFSVGNMVRIGNNAHNPLVNLDATNLNEWLWGAKVVNNGWKDILPGDAPRLKCSIDYTHPTTGAQTTGVYLDTIVAVTDSIPANDNEGIGLVDYLRDINFIMTHGVGRYDVTYWVEHNNIDGSPENDTIKHTFFITDDANGTTSHYISKARVSSSDGRVYARSSIFPGGSPHSAFEYGSVFYFPKGMTDSIGIDSIDFRYYVPSNFSGNASQTLFANVYHYVDGSNGGAANGAVVGDELTQVGIAPLTLTGLGTTVANGSYGLATFRNFVDASTGGTMQPFVDGGFYYISILNQPSLSGGPATFGYNDVIIHGVDRLNYAMNIGTRTSAVPVSPSAMRRIDVGGTDHWFSGFTGFDEVPSIGVHLSASPLYSGWSTILEADNAVLSIYPNPANNHLNIEVEFDGLVDVQYIITDVSGRVVYLNKSKQVSAEIHTVDVSNLSMGVYFITAETAQGVSTKRFIKQ from the coding sequence ATGAAAAAACAAGTATTGTTGCAATGTACAGCATTGCTCTTAGGTTTTTTATGGTCAACTCAAACTTTAAATGCACAAACAAAATTGTGGGGCGTAGGGGCTGCAAGTGGTCAAGCAGAAGCCGAATTCCAAACCAATTTTGTGCAATCGACTTCATCTAGTAACTATTCAGCTACCCAATGGACAGCATTATCAATCAATGAAAGCAGTGGAGCCGTTACCCCTGGAAATGCATTTTGGACAAGAAGCTTAACAGGGTTGTCGCAAGGAGGATACGCAGGCAGTATGTCTGTCGCTAATTCTCCAACACAGGCGAATGGTCTGGCTATTTTTGATTCTAATTTTTTGGATGATGGAGGCGTTGCAGGAGCAGGAGGAACGGGAACCTCGCCAGCTTACCACAAGGGCGAATTGATTTCACCTAGGATTGATTTGTCAGGAGCGACAGATTCTGCTCTATTGGTGCGTTTCTATTCTTACAATAGATTAAAAAGTTCAGCCGACTTATCCATTTCTATCTCTGTTGATGATGGAGTGTCTTGGGCAACTACATTGGACATCAAAACGCTTCAGCCCACAGGATCTAGTTCGTCTATACAGGGAATGGTTACCGCAATGTTTCCCAATGCTACTGCTGGAATTGCAAACTTGACACAGTGTCGTCTTAAATTTACATTTGATGGACGGTACTATTATGCTATGATTGATGATATTACAATTGAGATGGCACCAGAGTACGATATTGCCATTGGGCTTCCAGATGCAGGAGGATCGACTTATTTTAGTGTTGGAAATATGGTGAGAATAGGGAATAATGCCCATAATCCACTGGTCAATTTGGATGCTACCAATTTAAATGAATGGCTTTGGGGAGCAAAAGTAGTGAATAATGGCTGGAAAGATATTTTGCCTGGAGATGCTCCAAGACTGAAATGTTCAATTGATTATACACACCCAACGACTGGGGCACAGACTACAGGGGTATATCTGGATACAATTGTAGCTGTTACCGATTCTATTCCTGCAAATGATAATGAGGGGATTGGTTTGGTCGATTACCTACGAGATATTAATTTTATTATGACCCATGGTGTTGGGCGTTATGATGTTACTTATTGGGTAGAGCATAACAATATAGATGGCTCCCCAGAAAATGACACCATTAAACATACCTTTTTTATAACAGATGATGCTAATGGGACGACTTCGCATTACATTTCTAAAGCTAGAGTTTCTAGCTCAGACGGTAGGGTATATGCTCGAAGTTCTATCTTTCCAGGCGGCTCTCCACATTCAGCTTTTGAGTATGGGTCTGTTTTCTATTTTCCCAAGGGGATGACCGATTCAATCGGAATTGATTCAATTGATTTTCGTTATTATGTGCCTAGTAATTTTTCTGGAAATGCAAGTCAGACCTTATTTGCCAATGTTTATCACTATGTAGATGGATCTAATGGAGGGGCAGCCAACGGAGCAGTAGTAGGTGATGAATTAACACAAGTAGGGATTGCACCACTTACCTTGACAGGTCTGGGGACAACTGTTGCCAATGGAAGTTATGGCTTGGCTACCTTCCGTAATTTTGTAGATGCTTCTACGGGTGGTACTATGCAGCCATTTGTAGATGGAGGCTTCTATTACATTTCTATTTTAAATCAACCGTCTTTATCAGGGGGACCCGCAACTTTTGGTTATAATGATGTGATTATTCATGGGGTGGATCGACTTAATTATGCAATGAACATTGGAACTAGAACCAGTGCTGTTCCCGTTTCTCCTTCTGCAATGAGACGGATAGACGTAGGAGGAACAGATCATTGGTTTTCTGGTTTTACAGGATTTGATGAGGTACCTTCTATTGGGGTGCATTTGAGTGCGTCTCCTTTGTATTCTGGATGGTCAACCATTTTGGAAGCGGATAATGCCGTACTAAGTATTTATCCTAATCCAGCTAATAATCATTTGAATATAGAGGTAGAATTTGATGGTCTTGTAGATGTTCAATATATTATTACTGATGTATCAGGACGAGTAGTGTATTTAAATAAGAGCAAACAAGTAAGTGCAGAAATTCATACTGTAGATGTGAGTAACTTGTCGATGGGAGTATATTTTATTACAGCTGAAACAGCCCAAGGCGTTTCTACCAAACGTTTTATTAAACAATAG
- a CDS encoding T9SS type A sorting domain-containing protein — protein sequence MTKNISLRILYLTFVSFLWVGLWSPIQAQTLSVTSSVDSNCTLTISLYDSLNNITSLNPPYLFSVGGLNFNNNSLGSVSFNASSLTNGIHVIQVLDGSQNTYSNTINITCGKVANVATFVLIDSTFQTPSSCDSCDGAAYVEVSNPNSSAYTFNWSDGVTGIDSSRHQRTNLCPGIYTVVVTDTLSGLSNSISLNIGCTGATPPQVASCFQSLDVYLDNNGLATVFPQDLSNAPIDSTKTQAYIIDQFNNFSSSYQFNCQDLGYHYLTLLFIDSAQQIPDTCSVLIQVMDSTGTCNGSIGNTNGLHGNTADASSCNTCDGSYSFIWFVDSLTAIGPATAYLWSDGSTLSTRNDLCPNQNYMLSVSDGTGNIHTATVIVGCQGTGCIDSNSIDSSLLCPSVYAPVCGCDSVTYINACIAAYQYGVTSWTQGPCSSGNISLVVTTSPSASCDSISCTGTANINITGGVPPYTTTWSDTTILGTSPTNLCAGSYTFTVDDAAGNSVSSIIVIGIDGCVWPGDADDNTIANNFDLLPIGLYYGDTGPARAGTSSNWAPVTGPNWLASPALGLPNRKHIDCNGDGSIDSSDILPISQNYGQSYFRSASNSLIGPTPFFVQNTVGQPGDTLVAPIILGDVTDSLDNAYGVAFTINYNPDYIDASSVASSFNNSWLGNNLISISKNFDRTGRLEVALSRTDKTPAHGFGALGTVSFTIKDDVFIGRIVNTDTVLTSFTISNVRLITHYNTEVGTNPQTGTVSVSRPLSITKLSNNLDIRLYPNPTDGLLNIRSKQAKISTIRLFTATGQLIETIQSDDFYENSISTEQLAVGVYFLSIQTDRGVYNNRIQVIR from the coding sequence ATGACAAAAAATATCAGTTTACGAATCCTATATTTAACATTTGTCTCCTTCCTCTGGGTTGGACTTTGGTCCCCTATCCAAGCGCAAACCCTATCTGTAACCTCTAGTGTTGACAGCAATTGTACGCTAACAATTAGCCTATACGATAGCTTAAACAATATTACCAGCCTTAATCCTCCCTATCTTTTTTCTGTTGGAGGGCTTAACTTCAACAACAATTCTCTAGGGTCAGTTAGTTTTAATGCCTCCAGTTTAACCAATGGCATCCATGTCATTCAGGTACTTGATGGCAGCCAAAACACTTACAGTAATACCATTAATATAACTTGTGGAAAAGTAGCTAATGTAGCTACTTTTGTGCTGATTGATTCAACTTTTCAAACGCCATCTAGTTGCGATAGCTGCGACGGAGCTGCCTATGTAGAAGTTAGTAACCCCAATAGTTCGGCTTATACCTTCAATTGGAGTGATGGTGTCACAGGAATAGACAGTAGCAGACACCAAAGAACCAATCTCTGCCCTGGTATTTATACCGTAGTCGTAACGGATACCCTTTCTGGGCTCAGCAATTCTATTAGCCTTAATATAGGTTGTACAGGTGCTACTCCTCCTCAAGTAGCTTCTTGTTTTCAATCTTTGGATGTATATTTAGATAACAATGGTCTTGCGACAGTTTTTCCTCAAGATTTGAGCAATGCACCGATTGATTCTACTAAGACACAAGCCTATATTATTGATCAATTTAACAACTTTTCTAGTTCCTATCAATTCAACTGTCAAGATTTGGGCTATCATTATTTAACCTTGCTATTCATCGATTCAGCACAACAAATACCAGATACTTGCTCTGTTTTGATTCAAGTAATGGACAGTACAGGTACGTGTAATGGTTCTATTGGCAACACCAATGGGCTTCATGGCAATACAGCAGATGCTTCTAGTTGTAACACTTGTGATGGTTCCTATTCCTTTATATGGTTTGTAGATAGCCTCACTGCAATAGGACCTGCTACCGCCTACCTTTGGAGTGATGGTTCTACGCTTAGTACCAGAAACGATCTTTGCCCCAATCAAAACTACATGCTTTCAGTTAGTGATGGTACAGGGAATATCCACACCGCAACGGTCATAGTGGGTTGTCAAGGAACGGGCTGTATAGATTCCAATTCCATTGACTCAAGCTTGTTATGTCCCTCTGTTTATGCCCCTGTTTGTGGTTGCGATAGCGTTACTTACATCAATGCCTGTATAGCTGCTTATCAATATGGTGTCACATCTTGGACACAAGGTCCTTGTAGTTCAGGAAATATATCATTAGTAGTTACGACCAGTCCAAGTGCTAGCTGCGATTCGATTAGCTGTACTGGTACTGCCAATATAAACATAACAGGTGGTGTTCCTCCTTATACAACAACTTGGAGTGATACAACTATCTTAGGAACGTCTCCAACCAATCTCTGTGCGGGAAGTTATACCTTCACAGTAGACGATGCTGCGGGGAATAGTGTTAGTAGTATTATTGTAATTGGCATTGATGGCTGTGTTTGGCCAGGGGATGCAGATGACAACACAATTGCCAATAATTTTGACCTTCTTCCTATTGGTTTATACTATGGAGATACGGGACCTGCTAGAGCAGGAACAAGTAGCAATTGGGCACCTGTTACAGGACCAAACTGGTTGGCTTCACCTGCTTTGGGGCTTCCGAATAGAAAACACATTGATTGTAATGGAGATGGTAGTATAGATTCTTCAGATATATTACCAATTAGCCAAAATTATGGTCAATCTTATTTCCGTTCTGCTTCCAATTCTCTAATTGGACCAACTCCTTTCTTTGTACAAAACACAGTTGGGCAACCTGGTGATACGCTTGTTGCTCCCATTATATTGGGAGATGTAACGGATTCACTTGATAATGCTTATGGAGTTGCCTTTACCATAAATTATAACCCAGATTATATAGATGCTAGTTCAGTAGCTTCAAGCTTTAACAACTCTTGGTTGGGAAATAATTTAATTAGTATATCTAAAAACTTTGATCGTACAGGGCGACTGGAAGTAGCACTTTCTAGAACGGATAAAACTCCAGCACATGGTTTTGGTGCACTAGGAACAGTTTCTTTTACCATCAAAGATGATGTTTTCATAGGTAGAATTGTTAATACCGACACGGTGCTTACTTCATTTACGATTTCAAATGTTCGATTAATTACGCATTACAATACTGAAGTAGGAACAAATCCTCAAACGGGAACCGTTTCTGTAAGTCGTCCACTGAGCATTACAAAACTAAGCAACAACTTAGATATTCGCCTATATCCTAATCCTACAGATGGGTTACTAAACATAAGAAGTAAGCAGGCAAAAATCTCAACCATCCGCTTATTTACAGCAACAGGACAACTGATTGAGACTATTCAGAGTGATGATTTTTATGAAAATTCGATCTCTACAGAACAACTTGCTGTTGGTGTTTATTTCTTGTCTATACAAACGGATCGAGGAGTTTATAACAACAGGATTCAAGTTATTCGCTAA
- a CDS encoding DUF1294 domain-containing protein, with protein MTELLYIWLWVGILSLYTFLRMGWDKRQAGQGAWRTSEMHFFVTAILGGSVGILLGMQIWRHKTQKWNFKIPIYIIISIQLSLLYWYWFT; from the coding sequence ATGACAGAACTACTTTATATATGGCTTTGGGTTGGTATTTTATCGTTATATACCTTTCTTAGGATGGGTTGGGACAAACGACAAGCAGGACAGGGGGCTTGGCGGACTTCTGAAATGCATTTTTTTGTAACCGCAATATTGGGAGGAAGTGTGGGTATTTTGTTAGGAATGCAAATTTGGCGACACAAAACACAAAAATGGAACTTTAAAATTCCTATTTATATCATTATTTCCATTCAGTTGAGTTTACTGTATTGGTATTGGTTTACCTAG
- a CDS encoding TetR/AcrR family transcriptional regulator: MIAIQIQLNPNLYLRDPQETKLGKRIIEHSIILIDDLGFEKFTFKKLATQIDSTEASIYRYFKNKHKLLIYLVSWYWEWMKFQIDFNTMNIEDVDKRLKIALSVLVESSQKNPAIGYVDENLLHSIVVAESSKAYHTKLVDKENKDGYFANYKVLCECIAKIILEKNPAYPYPKALSSTLIEMANNNIYFAQHLPALTDVKINQGDLEDIKRLLEHFAFSSIANVQNH; the protein is encoded by the coding sequence ATGATTGCTATACAAATCCAACTAAATCCAAATCTCTATCTTAGAGATCCTCAAGAAACAAAATTGGGCAAAAGAATTATTGAGCATAGCATAATTCTCATTGATGACCTTGGTTTTGAAAAATTTACGTTCAAAAAATTAGCAACACAAATTGACTCAACGGAAGCTTCTATTTACAGATACTTCAAAAACAAACACAAACTCCTCATTTATTTGGTATCTTGGTATTGGGAGTGGATGAAATTCCAGATTGATTTTAATACCATGAATATCGAGGATGTAGATAAACGACTCAAAATTGCACTTTCTGTTCTGGTAGAATCTTCTCAAAAAAACCCTGCAATCGGGTATGTTGATGAAAATTTACTCCACAGCATCGTTGTTGCTGAGTCCAGCAAGGCTTATCACACCAAATTGGTTGACAAGGAAAACAAAGATGGCTATTTTGCCAACTACAAGGTCCTTTGTGAATGTATTGCCAAAATTATTCTTGAAAAAAACCCTGCTTACCCTTATCCCAAAGCCCTTTCGTCAACACTCATTGAAATGGCGAACAATAATATTTATTTTGCGCAGCATTTGCCTGCTCTAACAGATGTTAAAATCAATCAAGGAGATTTAGAAGATATCAAGCGCTTATTAGAACACTTCGCTTTTTCTTCTATTGCTAATGTTCAGAATCATTGA
- a CDS encoding ribonuclease H family protein, translated as MAKKTKFYVIWEGNETGIFKTWKECQKHIKGYAGAKYKSFASLREAEDAFAGNYFDAITPTKKKKIDPSLAGTPTWKSIAVDAACSGNPGLMEYQGVDTSTGKRLFHLGPLQQGTNNIGEFLALVHGLAFLQQHKSNLPIYTDSKIAMGWIKAKKCRTKVAKTKANAPIFTLIARAEKWLKNNSFETEILKWETKAWGEIPADFGRK; from the coding sequence ATGGCAAAAAAAACAAAGTTTTACGTTATTTGGGAAGGAAATGAAACGGGTATTTTTAAAACCTGGAAAGAGTGTCAAAAACACATCAAAGGTTATGCTGGGGCTAAATACAAATCCTTTGCCTCTTTAAGAGAGGCTGAAGATGCTTTTGCAGGCAATTATTTTGATGCAATTACACCAACCAAAAAGAAAAAAATAGATCCGAGTCTAGCAGGTACTCCTACTTGGAAAAGCATCGCTGTTGATGCTGCCTGTAGTGGCAACCCTGGACTAATGGAATATCAAGGGGTAGACACTAGCACTGGAAAACGCTTATTTCACCTTGGTCCACTCCAACAAGGAACCAATAATATTGGAGAATTCTTGGCGCTGGTACATGGGCTAGCTTTTCTTCAACAACACAAGAGCAATTTGCCCATTTATACCGACTCTAAAATTGCTATGGGGTGGATCAAAGCCAAAAAATGCCGTACTAAAGTAGCCAAGACCAAAGCCAATGCGCCTATTTTTACCTTAATTGCTCGTGCTGAAAAATGGCTCAAAAATAATAGTTTTGAAACGGAAATCCTGAAATGGGAAACCAAAGCCTGGGGAGAAATTCCTGCAGATTTTGGTAGAAAATAA